From a single Oncorhynchus tshawytscha isolate Ot180627B linkage group LG33, Otsh_v2.0, whole genome shotgun sequence genomic region:
- the LOC112231349 gene encoding EGF-containing fibulin-like extracellular matrix protein 2, translating into MCSMRSTFVLLCVCVSLSLFHHTKSQSPPEGDSLTECTDGYEWDVGSQHCKDINECQTTVEACQGEMKCFNHYGGYLCLPHSASVITAPEPSRQSVAILPVESNEAFSPCPVGYDAQGEGCVDMDECVLDLHDCQPSQQCVNTVGTYSCQCPDGYSKIGIECVDIDECRYRYCQHHCVNIPGSFSCECEPGFQLAGNNRSCVDVNECEMGVPCQQKCYNTYGTFLCRCEPGYKLGPDGHSCNDVDECSYSSYMCQFQCVNDPGRFSCICPEGYQLQGTRLCQDVNECETDIDQCGEGQTCINIHGGYQCTDSNRCREPYVLTRTLLSDNRCVCPVIKPECRDLPFSIVHRYMSITSERSVPSDIFQIQATRVYPGVYNTFRIRSGDHNGEFYIRQMNNFSAVLVLDRAVTGPIEYTLDLEMVSVNPLISYQTSSALRLSVFVGPYTF; encoded by the exons atgtgtagtATGCGGAGCACATTTGTGTTgttatgcgtgtgtgtgagtttgtccCTCTTCCACCATACAAAGTCTCAATCGCCTCCTGAAGGTGACAGCCTCACG gagtgCACAGATGGTTATGAGTGGGATGTTGGGAGTCAGCATTGTAAAG ATATCAATGAGTGTCAGACCACTGTGGAGGCCTGCCAGGGGGAGATGAAGTGTTTTAACCACTATGGTGGTTACCTGTGTCTCCCACACTCTGCCTCTGTCATCACCGCCCCTGAACCATCCAGGCAGTCAGTGGCCATCCTGCCGGTGGAGTCCAACGAGGCCTTCAGCCCCTGTCCTGTAGGCTATGATGCCCAGGGGGAGGGCTGTGTAG acaTGGACGAGTGTGTACTCGATCTTCATGActgccagcccagccagcagtgCGTTAACACTGTGGGTACCTACAGCTGCCAGTGTCCAGATGGATACAGTAAAATTGGTATTGAGTGTGTGG ATATTGATGAGTGTAGATACAGGTACTGTCAGCATCACTGTGTAAACATACCTGGCTCTTTCTCCTGTGAGTGTGAGCCTGGGTTTCAGTTGGCTGGAAACAACCGTTCATGTGTGG ATGTGAATGAGTGTGAGATGGGCGTCCCCTGTCAGCAGAAATGTTACAACACATATGGCACCTTTCTTTGTCGCTGTGAACCGGGCTACAAACTGGGACCAGACGGACACTCATGCAATG ATGTAGACGAGTGCAGCTACTCCAGTTACATGTGCCAGTTTCAGTGTGTTAACGATCCAGGGAGGTTCTCCTGTATCTGTCCAGAGGGGTACCAGCTACAGGGCACCAGACTCTGCCAAG atGTGAATGAGTGTGAAACAGACATAGACCAGTGTGGAGAGGGCCAGACCTGTATTAACATACATGGGGGTTATCAGTGCACCGATTCCAACCGCTGTCGAGAGCCCTATGTGCTGACAAGAACCCTATTGTCTGACAA CCGCTGTGTTTGCCCGGTCATCAAGCCTGAGTGTCGTGACCTCCCCTTCTCCATCGTCCACCGTTACATGAGCATCACCTCAGAGCGCTCTGTCCCCTCAGACATCTTCCAGATCCAGGCCACCCGCGTCTACCCTGGAGTCTACAACACCTTCCGCATCCGCTCTGGGGACCACAATGGGGAATTCTACATACGG CAAATGAACAACTTCAGTGCTGTGCTGGTCCTGGACCGTGCTGTGACCGGTCCAATAGAGTACACCCTGGACCTGGAGATGGTGTCTGTCAACCCCCTCATCAGCTACCAGACCAGCTCTGCCCTACGACTGTCTGTCTTTGTGGGACCTTACACCttctga